The following are from one region of the Bactrocera oleae isolate idBacOlea1 chromosome 6, idBacOlea1, whole genome shotgun sequence genome:
- the LOC106616411 gene encoding uncharacterized protein isoform X3 yields the protein MAADTPDQNLSQYFSVCNDFIHAARLREGNVLIHCLAGMSRSVTVAVAYIMTATNLSWKEALKVVRTGRAVANPNIGFQTQLQEFEMYRLMEERRRLRERFPSTALEQLDRSKCSAALDNYQELLQNRDICEGNCTRGEKCPTGVCNMDPSKGLFRRRPSTASTRSRLRGQPSTSSASALPSISAAGLTNVIATNVAQSCPTSPSHSSTTRRSLGPQKIPEDEEALNPPTQTTTTTTIAQINNTTTTTTNNSNTTTTSNTNTTTTPTTAALSPLIATASSSKEAAEYAAAINDAKREREALHKSPPAARMRNPRVNSAGSRLTSGSAKARAAASATVAAQQQQDEMVKCSTAKNGGVGVSGSNGQTQLQRSASTVSGLSVRPYSSPAGLHAYTGKVPGSVPSSVHGSRVDLRDPDKGSAIYLGCSAPRNSTLSLSSRTSSGSSAPPSPVRTPPVSPRHGMRRAATVVKKQQQR from the exons ATGGCCGCTGACACACCGGATCAGAATCTGTCGCAGTATTTTTCAGTTTGCAATGATTTCATACATGCAGCGCGTCTCCGTGAAGGCAATGTGCTGATACATTGCCTGGCCGGCATGTCACGCTCTGTTACTGTGGCGGTGGCGTACATAATGACCGCCACCAATTTGAGCTGGAAGGAAGCGTTAAAGGTCGTGCGCACTGGACGCGCCGTTGCCAATCCGAATATCGGTTTCCAGACACAGCTGCAAGAATTCGAAATGTATCGGTTAATGGAGGAACGCAGACGTTTGCGTGAGCGTTTTCCCTCAACAGCGCTGGAACAATTGGATCGTTCGAAGTGTTCAGCAGCGTTGGACAACTATCAGGAGCTCTTGCAGAATCGTGATATTTGTGAGGGAAATTGTACACGTGGTGAAAAATGTCCAACAG GTGTCTGCAATATGGATCCTTCGAAAGGTCTCTTCCGTCGTCGTCCCTCTACCGCGTCGACGCGTTCACGACTTCGCGGTCAACCATCCACTTCGAGTGCTTCAGCATTGCCTTCGATTTCCGCAGCTGGCCTCACAAACGTAATTGCCACCAATGTGGCGCAATCATGTCCGACTTCACCAAGTCATTCGTCGACCACACGTCGTTCGCTAGGCCCACAAAAAATACCCGAAGATGAGGAGGCGCTAAACCCACCCACACAAacgacaactacaacaacaatagcgcaAATAAACAACACAACCACGACGACCACCAACAACAGTAACACGACCACCACGTCAAACACGAATACTACTACCACACCCACCACCGCCGCGTTGTCGCCGCTCATAGCGACAGCAAGCAGTTCAAAAGAGGCGGCTGAATACGCGGCCGCCATCAACGATGCGAAACGTGAACGTGAGGCATTACATAAGTCGCCTCCTGCTGCACGCATGCGCAATCCGCGTGTAAACAGCGCTGGCAGTCGTCTGACTAGCGGCTCAGCAAAGGCGCGTGCCGCCGCATCTGCTACAGTGGCAGCCCAGCAGCAGCAGGATGAAATGGTTAAGTGCTCCACAGCTAAAAATGGTGGAGTTGGCGTGAGTGGTAGCAATGGACAAACGCAACTGCAACGCAGCGCCAGCACTGTGAGCGGTCTATCGGTGCGGCCGTACAGCAGTCCGGCGGGTTTACATGCGTACACAGGCAAAGTGCCTGGTTCGGTGCCATCGTCCGTCCATGGCTCGCGCGTAGATCTGCGCGACCCGGATAAGGGTTCGGCAATTTATTTGGGTTGCTCGGCGCCACGCAATTCGACACTCTCGCTGTCTTCGCGCACCTCTTCGGGCAGTTCGGCGCCACCGTCGCCGGTGCGTACCCCGCCAGTGAGTCCGAGGCACGGCATGAGaag GGCTGCTACTGTGGTaaaaaagcaacagcaaaggTGA
- the LOC106616411 gene encoding tyrosine-protein phosphatase vhp-1 isoform X2 codes for MDWHMNLVLPGLYVGNYRDSKDQQQLDKHQITHIIAIHDSPRRLLPDKHYLCVMAADTPDQNLSQYFSVCNDFIHAARLREGNVLIHCLAGMSRSVTVAVAYIMTATNLSWKEALKVVRTGRAVANPNIGFQTQLQEFEMYRLMEERRRLRERFPSTALEQLDRSKCSAALDNYQELLQNRDICEGNCTRGEKCPTGVCNMDPSKGLFRRRPSTASTRSRLRGQPSTSSASALPSISAAGLTNVIATNVAQSCPTSPSHSSTTRRSLGPQKIPEDEEALNPPTQTTTTTTIAQINNTTTTTTNNSNTTTTSNTNTTTTPTTAALSPLIATASSSKEAAEYAAAINDAKREREALHKSPPAARMRNPRVNSAGSRLTSGSAKARAAASATVAAQQQQDEMVKCSTAKNGGVGVSGSNGQTQLQRSASTVSGLSVRPYSSPAGLHAYTGKVPGSVPSSVHGSRVDLRDPDKGSAIYLGCSAPRNSTLSLSSRTSSGSSAPPSPVRTPPVSPRHGMRRAATVVKKQQQR; via the exons ATGGATTGGCATATGAATTTG gtGTTGCCCGGACTCTATGTTGGCAATTATCGCGACTCGAAGGATCAGCAGCAGTTGGACAAACATCAAATTACACACATAATAGCCATACACGATAGTCCAAGGCGTTTGCTGCCG GACAAACATTATTTGTGCGTGATGGCCGCTGACACACCGGATCAGAATCTGTCGCAGTATTTTTCAGTTTGCAATGATTTCATACATGCAGCGCGTCTCCGTGAAGGCAATGTGCTGATACATTGCCTGGCCGGCATGTCACGCTCTGTTACTGTGGCGGTGGCGTACATAATGACCGCCACCAATTTGAGCTGGAAGGAAGCGTTAAAGGTCGTGCGCACTGGACGCGCCGTTGCCAATCCGAATATCGGTTTCCAGACACAGCTGCAAGAATTCGAAATGTATCGGTTAATGGAGGAACGCAGACGTTTGCGTGAGCGTTTTCCCTCAACAGCGCTGGAACAATTGGATCGTTCGAAGTGTTCAGCAGCGTTGGACAACTATCAGGAGCTCTTGCAGAATCGTGATATTTGTGAGGGAAATTGTACACGTGGTGAAAAATGTCCAACAG GTGTCTGCAATATGGATCCTTCGAAAGGTCTCTTCCGTCGTCGTCCCTCTACCGCGTCGACGCGTTCACGACTTCGCGGTCAACCATCCACTTCGAGTGCTTCAGCATTGCCTTCGATTTCCGCAGCTGGCCTCACAAACGTAATTGCCACCAATGTGGCGCAATCATGTCCGACTTCACCAAGTCATTCGTCGACCACACGTCGTTCGCTAGGCCCACAAAAAATACCCGAAGATGAGGAGGCGCTAAACCCACCCACACAAacgacaactacaacaacaatagcgcaAATAAACAACACAACCACGACGACCACCAACAACAGTAACACGACCACCACGTCAAACACGAATACTACTACCACACCCACCACCGCCGCGTTGTCGCCGCTCATAGCGACAGCAAGCAGTTCAAAAGAGGCGGCTGAATACGCGGCCGCCATCAACGATGCGAAACGTGAACGTGAGGCATTACATAAGTCGCCTCCTGCTGCACGCATGCGCAATCCGCGTGTAAACAGCGCTGGCAGTCGTCTGACTAGCGGCTCAGCAAAGGCGCGTGCCGCCGCATCTGCTACAGTGGCAGCCCAGCAGCAGCAGGATGAAATGGTTAAGTGCTCCACAGCTAAAAATGGTGGAGTTGGCGTGAGTGGTAGCAATGGACAAACGCAACTGCAACGCAGCGCCAGCACTGTGAGCGGTCTATCGGTGCGGCCGTACAGCAGTCCGGCGGGTTTACATGCGTACACAGGCAAAGTGCCTGGTTCGGTGCCATCGTCCGTCCATGGCTCGCGCGTAGATCTGCGCGACCCGGATAAGGGTTCGGCAATTTATTTGGGTTGCTCGGCGCCACGCAATTCGACACTCTCGCTGTCTTCGCGCACCTCTTCGGGCAGTTCGGCGCCACCGTCGCCGGTGCGTACCCCGCCAGTGAGTCCGAGGCACGGCATGAGaag GGCTGCTACTGTGGTaaaaaagcaacagcaaaggTGA
- the LOC106616411 gene encoding tyrosine-protein phosphatase vhp-1 isoform X1, which yields MGNGMNKVLPGLYVGNYRDSKDQQQLDKHQITHIIAIHDSPRRLLPDKHYLCVMAADTPDQNLSQYFSVCNDFIHAARLREGNVLIHCLAGMSRSVTVAVAYIMTATNLSWKEALKVVRTGRAVANPNIGFQTQLQEFEMYRLMEERRRLRERFPSTALEQLDRSKCSAALDNYQELLQNRDICEGNCTRGEKCPTGVCNMDPSKGLFRRRPSTASTRSRLRGQPSTSSASALPSISAAGLTNVIATNVAQSCPTSPSHSSTTRRSLGPQKIPEDEEALNPPTQTTTTTTIAQINNTTTTTTNNSNTTTTSNTNTTTTPTTAALSPLIATASSSKEAAEYAAAINDAKREREALHKSPPAARMRNPRVNSAGSRLTSGSAKARAAASATVAAQQQQDEMVKCSTAKNGGVGVSGSNGQTQLQRSASTVSGLSVRPYSSPAGLHAYTGKVPGSVPSSVHGSRVDLRDPDKGSAIYLGCSAPRNSTLSLSSRTSSGSSAPPSPVRTPPVSPRHGMRRAATVVKKQQQR from the exons ATGGGAAATGGTATGAACAAG gtGTTGCCCGGACTCTATGTTGGCAATTATCGCGACTCGAAGGATCAGCAGCAGTTGGACAAACATCAAATTACACACATAATAGCCATACACGATAGTCCAAGGCGTTTGCTGCCG GACAAACATTATTTGTGCGTGATGGCCGCTGACACACCGGATCAGAATCTGTCGCAGTATTTTTCAGTTTGCAATGATTTCATACATGCAGCGCGTCTCCGTGAAGGCAATGTGCTGATACATTGCCTGGCCGGCATGTCACGCTCTGTTACTGTGGCGGTGGCGTACATAATGACCGCCACCAATTTGAGCTGGAAGGAAGCGTTAAAGGTCGTGCGCACTGGACGCGCCGTTGCCAATCCGAATATCGGTTTCCAGACACAGCTGCAAGAATTCGAAATGTATCGGTTAATGGAGGAACGCAGACGTTTGCGTGAGCGTTTTCCCTCAACAGCGCTGGAACAATTGGATCGTTCGAAGTGTTCAGCAGCGTTGGACAACTATCAGGAGCTCTTGCAGAATCGTGATATTTGTGAGGGAAATTGTACACGTGGTGAAAAATGTCCAACAG GTGTCTGCAATATGGATCCTTCGAAAGGTCTCTTCCGTCGTCGTCCCTCTACCGCGTCGACGCGTTCACGACTTCGCGGTCAACCATCCACTTCGAGTGCTTCAGCATTGCCTTCGATTTCCGCAGCTGGCCTCACAAACGTAATTGCCACCAATGTGGCGCAATCATGTCCGACTTCACCAAGTCATTCGTCGACCACACGTCGTTCGCTAGGCCCACAAAAAATACCCGAAGATGAGGAGGCGCTAAACCCACCCACACAAacgacaactacaacaacaatagcgcaAATAAACAACACAACCACGACGACCACCAACAACAGTAACACGACCACCACGTCAAACACGAATACTACTACCACACCCACCACCGCCGCGTTGTCGCCGCTCATAGCGACAGCAAGCAGTTCAAAAGAGGCGGCTGAATACGCGGCCGCCATCAACGATGCGAAACGTGAACGTGAGGCATTACATAAGTCGCCTCCTGCTGCACGCATGCGCAATCCGCGTGTAAACAGCGCTGGCAGTCGTCTGACTAGCGGCTCAGCAAAGGCGCGTGCCGCCGCATCTGCTACAGTGGCAGCCCAGCAGCAGCAGGATGAAATGGTTAAGTGCTCCACAGCTAAAAATGGTGGAGTTGGCGTGAGTGGTAGCAATGGACAAACGCAACTGCAACGCAGCGCCAGCACTGTGAGCGGTCTATCGGTGCGGCCGTACAGCAGTCCGGCGGGTTTACATGCGTACACAGGCAAAGTGCCTGGTTCGGTGCCATCGTCCGTCCATGGCTCGCGCGTAGATCTGCGCGACCCGGATAAGGGTTCGGCAATTTATTTGGGTTGCTCGGCGCCACGCAATTCGACACTCTCGCTGTCTTCGCGCACCTCTTCGGGCAGTTCGGCGCCACCGTCGCCGGTGCGTACCCCGCCAGTGAGTCCGAGGCACGGCATGAGaag GGCTGCTACTGTGGTaaaaaagcaacagcaaaggTGA